ATTCCTGGATGAGCCGAGTACCTTACCACGCGGTTTTTGACGGTGACAAGATCGGCGCCCGGCGGTCCGCCCGCGTCTTCGCAGTCGTTCTTTTAGCCCCTTTCAGTCCGTCATGCAGCCGTCATTCTTGGCCCCCTGCCGCATCACTACCGCCATCCTACTCGTTTGGCCCGGCCGCATGCCAGCCAGGGTTTCCTATTTTCGTCCCGGTATGGAATCGTGTATAGTGACCTCATTATGGTTTCAGATCTCATCGCCCACGAGCTGGCCCAGCCGTATCCCGCCTTTGTTCGCCTCATCGGGGTGAAAGTCAGGAATCGCGGGGAGGTCAAGAAACTCAATGCGGGGTCGGTGGCCGCCGGTCCGGGAGATCCTGTCATTCTGGAGCATGATGGAGAGTTGACCTATGGGATCGTCCATACCGACCCCTATACGGTTCCGTTCAGTCCTCCCATGAGGGTGATGAAATCGGTGCTCCGCGTCCCGACCGTAGAGGAGTTGGCGGTCATTCGCCGGCAGCCTTCCCTCTCCCGCGAGGGGATCGCCTTCTGCCGGGAGCAGACGGCGGCGCTCGGGTTGCGGATGAAAATGGTCGAGGTCTATGCCGCATTGGACCGGCGGCAGATCACGTTCGTCTATACGGCGGACGACCGGATCGACTTTCGTGAACTGGTCCGTATTCTGGCCCGGCGGTTCCATTCCCGCATCGAGATGCGACAGATCGGCGCGCGAGAGGAGGCCAAACGCCTCGGCGGCGTGGACACCTGCGGGCTGGTGCTCTGTTGCGCCAGCTTCCTCACGGACTTTCAGCCGGTCAGCATCAAGCAGGCGAGAAAGCTGGGCGTGCCGGTCGATGATCCCAAGCTCCTGGGGGTCTGCGGCCGCCTCAAATGCTGCTTGATGTTTGAAGCGATGGAAGCGAACAGCCTCACAATCCAACCAAGCCGGCTCATTTCACCCTCGCCATCCTCCCCTGTGTCTGCTTAATCCTTCGGCTCGGCTCCCTATCTTTATCCGGATCCAATCGGTCGGGAGTACCTTGTGGTCATCATCCGGCCCGGCCTTGGCCGCCGCCCCTGGGAGGGAACGGCGGGAGATGGGGCCGCACGTCGCCCACACATCGCAGCCGTCTGTGATAGGCTAACAGCAGAGCGGACCCCTGCTGAGAAGACCCCGTCAAAAAGGAGCCGTCCGTGACACAGGAGGGGCTGGTCGTTCGGCGGCCAATCGGAGAGGGGTCCTTATGCGGCCTCCTGTTCGGGCTCTTCTGGGTCTGCCTCCTTTCTTCACCGGCCGACGCCGAGATCAGAACGCTGACGGCCGAGGGCGAACATATCCTTGGAGAACACGACACCAAGGAAGAGGCGGTCCGCCTCGCGTCCGAAGCAGCCAAACGGAGCGCGCTGGAACAGGTGGCGCTCTACCTTGAGAGCGTCACCGTCGTCACGAACTTCAACATCAGCCGGGATGAGATCCGCACCTACACCGCCGGGGTGATCAACATCCTCGATCAACAGGTCTCGACTCGTCTCGACAACAATGCGGTGGTGTTCCATGTCGAGGTGGTTGCGCAGGTCGATACGGACGAAGTCGCGGAGGCCATCAAAAAACTCCGCGAGAACGAAGAGGCGAGGCAGCAGTTGGTGGCGCTGAAGGCCGAAGTCGATCAGCTTCAACAGGCTCTCGATGAGGCGAACCAGGCCTTGGCTGCCGCCTCCACGCAAGATCAGGTGGAGGAAGCCAGCCGCCAACGGGCCGACCTGCTCAACCAGGTTCAGTCCAACGCGCTGGTCCATCAAGCCTGGACGGAATGGGTGATCGCGGGGCCGTACCTCTGGCCGCCCCTGTCTCCCTGGTCCGGGCCTGGATTGGTCTACGGATTGCTCGCTCAGGCCGGCCGGCTCTATCCCAACAGCCCCTATGTCCCGATCGCACAACAGGCGGTGGCCGCTCAGAGCGGCATTCCCGTTCCTCCTGTCCCGCCCGCTCCACCGGCT
The DNA window shown above is from Nitrospira tepida and carries:
- a CDS encoding PSP1 domain-containing protein, coding for MVSDLIAHELAQPYPAFVRLIGVKVRNRGEVKKLNAGSVAAGPGDPVILEHDGELTYGIVHTDPYTVPFSPPMRVMKSVLRVPTVEELAVIRRQPSLSREGIAFCREQTAALGLRMKMVEVYAALDRRQITFVYTADDRIDFRELVRILARRFHSRIEMRQIGAREEAKRLGGVDTCGLVLCCASFLTDFQPVSIKQARKLGVPVDDPKLLGVCGRLKCCLMFEAMEANSLTIQPSRLISPSPSSPVSA